A window of the Radiobacillus deserti genome harbors these coding sequences:
- a CDS encoding GapA-binding peptide SR1P, translating into MATFKSLPEMGLIVCKHCDCEMDTFHSDKVMTYYSKCSDDCTPAEERNGDIEFR; encoded by the coding sequence GTGGCAACCTTCAAAAGTCTTCCTGAGATGGGGTTAATCGTTTGTAAACACTGTGATTGTGAAATGGATACGTTTCATTCTGATAAAGTGATGACCTACTATTCTAAATGCTCTGATGATTGTACACCTGCTGAAGAAAGGAATGGGGATATTGAATTCCGTTAA